Proteins found in one Jatrophihabitans sp. genomic segment:
- a CDS encoding YqgE/AlgH family protein: MPAEPSWQLPPAAHRLLIAAPSLADPEFFRTVVFLIEHDDTGTVGVIINRPSHTPVGHILPNWQEVMSDPSVVFNGGPVQRDGALGLGRLSGATDAGNGLRAVSGGLALVDLDAEPAEVALGAQSLRVFAGHAGWGVGQLEAEIAAGGWFVVAGGLDDVFSPQPGTLWRTVLRRQPAPLSLLSTFPVDVGLN, encoded by the coding sequence GTGCCCGCCGAACCAAGCTGGCAGTTGCCGCCCGCTGCCCACCGCCTGCTGATCGCCGCGCCGTCCCTGGCGGACCCGGAGTTCTTCCGCACCGTGGTGTTCCTGATCGAGCACGATGACACAGGCACCGTCGGGGTGATCATCAACCGGCCGTCGCACACCCCGGTCGGGCACATCCTGCCGAACTGGCAAGAGGTGATGAGCGATCCGTCGGTGGTCTTCAACGGCGGGCCGGTGCAGCGCGACGGCGCCCTGGGCCTGGGCCGGCTGTCCGGAGCCACCGACGCCGGCAACGGCCTGCGGGCGGTCAGCGGCGGGCTGGCCCTGGTCGACCTGGACGCCGAGCCGGCCGAGGTCGCGCTCGGGGCGCAGAGCCTGCGGGTGTTCGCCGGCCACGCCGGCTGGGGCGTCGGCCAGCTGGAGGCCGAGATCGCCGCGGGCGGCTGGTTCGTGGTCGCCGGCGGCCTGGACGACGTCTTCTCCCCGCAGCCGGGCACCCTGTGGCGCACGGTGCTGCGCCGCCAGCCCGCGCCGCTGTCGCTGCTGTCGACCTTTCCGGTGGACGTCGGCCTGAACTAG
- a CDS encoding MFS transporter: MTPLVEHLRPAQPLLARLDFRRLLSVRLFGQFADGVFQASLAGTILFNPERQAQAADIAAGFAVLLLPYSVLGPFAGVLLDRWSRQRVLLGANLLRALLVCGVAAEMAVGVHGMPFYLSALVVISVNRFVLSALSASQPHVVEPERLITANAVSTTCGAVVAATGGALAITLRALLGGSNIDYAVVALGAAAAYALAGWRASGFHLLQLGPDEDTREHSDSVRNVLTGLADGARHVRSHPSVLRAFAVIGVHRFAYGVTAICTLLLFRNYFSDAGVFRSGLAGLGQVVAAIAIGGGLAALLTPIAARRIGYTRWPAALLMLAGVVELTLGLPFKLQTFLPAAALLGLAAQGVKICVDTLIAQRVADDYRGRVFSLYDTLFNVIFVAAGVLTALALPENGKSTTAVTVIGFAYLITGAVYLFARDTDPFAPVGGVPTTLPVRDESPHAEPVRTQSPWDEPAITEPVRAEPVRAARPAARDAVRPL; this comes from the coding sequence GTGACACCCCTGGTCGAGCACCTGCGTCCGGCCCAGCCCCTGCTGGCTCGGCTGGACTTCCGTCGACTGCTGTCGGTGCGGCTGTTCGGCCAGTTCGCCGACGGGGTGTTCCAGGCCTCCCTGGCCGGCACCATCCTGTTCAACCCCGAGCGCCAGGCGCAGGCCGCCGACATCGCGGCCGGTTTCGCGGTGCTGCTGCTGCCGTACTCGGTGCTGGGCCCGTTCGCCGGCGTGCTGCTGGACCGCTGGTCACGCCAGCGGGTGCTGCTCGGCGCCAACCTGCTACGGGCGCTGCTGGTCTGCGGGGTGGCCGCCGAGATGGCCGTCGGCGTGCACGGCATGCCGTTCTACCTGAGCGCGCTGGTGGTCATCTCGGTGAACCGGTTCGTGCTGTCGGCGCTGTCGGCGTCCCAACCGCACGTCGTCGAGCCCGAACGGCTGATCACCGCCAACGCGGTGTCCACCACCTGCGGCGCCGTGGTGGCCGCGACCGGCGGAGCCCTGGCCATCACGCTGCGCGCGCTGCTGGGCGGCAGCAACATCGACTACGCCGTGGTTGCCCTCGGCGCGGCGGCCGCCTACGCGCTGGCCGGCTGGCGGGCCTCGGGCTTCCACCTCCTGCAACTCGGCCCGGACGAGGACACCCGCGAGCACTCCGATTCGGTGCGCAACGTGCTCACCGGGCTGGCCGACGGCGCCCGGCACGTCCGCTCGCACCCGTCGGTGCTGCGGGCCTTCGCGGTGATCGGGGTGCACCGCTTCGCCTACGGGGTCACCGCAATCTGCACCCTGCTGCTCTTTCGCAACTATTTCTCCGATGCGGGAGTGTTCCGGTCCGGGCTCGCCGGCCTGGGCCAGGTGGTGGCCGCGATCGCGATCGGCGGCGGCCTGGCAGCCCTGCTGACCCCCATCGCCGCGCGCCGGATCGGCTACACCCGGTGGCCGGCGGCCCTGCTGATGCTCGCCGGAGTGGTGGAGTTGACGCTGGGGCTGCCGTTCAAGCTGCAGACCTTCCTGCCGGCCGCCGCGCTGCTGGGCCTGGCCGCCCAGGGGGTGAAGATCTGCGTCGACACCCTGATCGCCCAGCGGGTGGCCGATGACTACCGGGGCCGGGTGTTCTCGCTCTACGACACCCTGTTCAACGTGATCTTCGTGGCGGCCGGGGTGCTCACCGCGCTGGCACTGCCCGAGAACGGCAAGTCCACCACCGCGGTGACGGTGATCGGCTTCGCCTACCTGATCACCGGGGCGGTGTACCTGTTCGCCCGCGACACCGATCCGTTCGCTCCGGTCGGCGGCGTGCCGACCACCCTTCCGGTCAGGGACGAGTCCCCCCACGCCGAGCCGGTCAGGACGCAGTCCCCCTGGGACGAGCCGGCCATAACCGAGCCGGTGCGAGCCGAACCCGTCCGGGCTGCCCGGCCGGCCGCCCGGGACGCGGTGCGCCCGCTATAG
- a CDS encoding CCA tRNA nucleotidyltransferase — translation MSEQRSDTGAKASQDGAAISGPVSEHRSDTAAPAAVGNPGELVPIPPVAARLGEVFAAAGHQLYLVGGPVRDALMGRPVNDLDFTTDAHPERVLELVSPLASGTWTTGIEFGTIGAQIGGQPCEITTFRADSYDRVSRNPVVAFGADITEDLRRRDFTMNAMAVSVADRGFVDPYGGLADLARGVLRTPATPEESFGDDPLRMLRAARFVSQLGVTPAEPLIEAIRQSSGELARITAERVQAELNKLIGGKHPRRGLEVLVDTGLADVVLPELPALRMAADEHGQHKDVYAHTLQVLDQAIELEQREPGAEPDLVLRWAALLHDIGKPDTRRFADGPGGAKLVTFHHHEVVGARLTKARLKALKFPKDQTEDIARLVFLHLRFYGYGRGEWTDSAVRRYVADAGPLLDRLHKLVRSDTTTRNKRKAAMLAATYDALEERIARLREQEELDAIRPDLNGTEIMAILGLEPGPLVGKAYKHLLELRMEHGPLTHEQAVQALRAWHAGQQDPQPRL, via the coding sequence GTGAGCGAGCAGCGCAGCGATACGGGAGCCAAGGCTTCCCAGGACGGCGCGGCGATTAGTGGGCCGGTGAGCGAGCATCGCAGCGATACGGCAGCGCCGGCCGCGGTCGGCAACCCCGGTGAGCTGGTGCCGATCCCACCGGTGGCCGCCCGGCTGGGCGAGGTGTTCGCCGCGGCCGGCCACCAGCTCTACCTGGTCGGCGGCCCGGTGCGCGATGCGTTGATGGGCCGTCCGGTCAACGACCTGGACTTCACCACCGACGCCCACCCCGAGCGGGTCCTGGAGCTGGTGTCTCCCCTGGCGTCGGGCACCTGGACCACCGGCATCGAATTCGGCACCATCGGCGCGCAGATCGGCGGCCAGCCGTGTGAGATCACCACCTTCCGCGCCGACAGCTATGACCGGGTCAGCCGCAACCCGGTGGTCGCGTTCGGCGCCGACATCACCGAGGACCTGCGCCGGCGGGACTTCACCATGAACGCGATGGCGGTCTCGGTGGCCGACCGCGGTTTCGTCGACCCGTACGGCGGGCTGGCCGATCTGGCGCGGGGCGTGCTGCGTACCCCGGCCACCCCCGAGGAGTCCTTCGGCGATGACCCGCTGCGGATGCTGCGGGCCGCCCGGTTCGTGTCCCAGCTCGGGGTCACGCCGGCCGAGCCGCTGATCGAGGCGATCCGGCAGTCCTCGGGCGAGCTGGCCAGGATCACCGCCGAGCGGGTGCAGGCCGAGCTGAACAAGCTGATCGGCGGAAAGCACCCGCGCCGGGGGCTGGAGGTGCTGGTCGACACCGGCCTGGCCGACGTGGTGCTGCCCGAGCTGCCGGCGCTGCGGATGGCAGCCGACGAGCACGGCCAGCACAAGGACGTCTACGCCCACACCCTGCAGGTGCTCGACCAGGCGATCGAGCTGGAGCAGCGCGAACCCGGCGCCGAGCCCGACCTGGTGCTGCGCTGGGCGGCGCTGCTGCACGACATCGGCAAGCCGGACACCCGGCGGTTCGCCGACGGTCCGGGCGGGGCCAAGCTGGTCACCTTCCACCACCACGAGGTGGTCGGCGCCCGGCTCACCAAGGCCCGGCTGAAGGCGCTGAAGTTTCCGAAGGACCAGACCGAGGACATCGCCCGGCTGGTCTTTCTGCACCTGCGCTTCTACGGCTACGGACGCGGTGAGTGGACCGACTCGGCGGTCCGGCGCTACGTCGCCGACGCCGGGCCGTTGCTGGACCGGCTGCACAAGCTGGTGCGCTCGGACACCACCACCCGCAACAAGCGCAAGGCCGCCATGCTGGCCGCGACCTATGACGCGCTGGAGGAGCGGATCGCCCGGCTGCGTGAGCAGGAGGAGCTGGACGCGATCCGGCCCGACCTCAACGGCACCGAGATCATGGCGATCCTGGGGCTCGAGCCGGGGCCGCTGGTCGGCAAGGCCTACAAGCACCTGCTCGAACTGCGGATGGAGCACGGGCCGCTGACCCACGAGCAGGCCGTTCAGGCGTTGCGGGCCTGGCATGCCGGCCAGCAGGACCCGCAGCCTCGGCTATAG
- a CDS encoding NUDIX hydrolase, translated as MSRASNNRRPRLPRVDETSAGGLVLDLSGPVPHGALIGRTNRRGRLLWSLPKGHLEAGETLEQAAIREVAEETGITGDIIGSLGTIDFWFVVDGRRVHKTVHHYLMRAVSGELSDQDVEVTEVAWVPLPRIADRLAYSDERGLLDEACRLLRDTA; from the coding sequence ATGTCCCGTGCGTCGAACAACCGGCGTCCACGGCTTCCCCGGGTCGACGAGACCAGCGCCGGCGGGTTGGTGCTCGACCTGTCCGGACCCGTGCCGCACGGTGCGCTGATCGGGCGCACCAACAGGCGTGGACGCCTGCTCTGGTCACTGCCCAAGGGCCACCTGGAAGCGGGCGAGACCCTGGAACAGGCGGCGATCCGCGAGGTCGCCGAAGAGACCGGTATCACCGGCGACATCATCGGCAGCCTGGGCACCATCGACTTCTGGTTCGTGGTCGACGGCCGGCGGGTGCACAAGACCGTCCACCATTACCTGATGCGCGCCGTCAGCGGCGAGCTCTCCGACCAGGACGTCGAGGTCACCGAGGTGGCCTGGGTGCCGTTGCCGCGCATCGCCGACCGGCTGGCCTACTCCGACGAGCGCGGGCTGCTCGATGAGGCCTGCCGGTTGCTGCGGGACACCGCGTGA